The Phycisphaerae bacterium genome includes a window with the following:
- a CDS encoding bifunctional riboflavin kinase/FAD synthetase produces the protein MRVIRGLDFEPMSGVVLCIGNFDGVHRGHQAILQAGRQKARAAGTELVAMTFDPHPLAVLTPERMPAVLTPLPEKLRQLERAGADVIVVADSSAAFLQLSAADFIEDVIVRRFRPSAVVEGRSFGFGRHRQGDVETLQAAASRHGFEVQIVEPVRIALGGHPDAVISSSLVRQLLTAGPVDQAAICLGRPYALLGTVIHGVGRGAGMGFPTANIDPGGQLVPAEGVYAGFAELAGRRHQAAISIGRTPTFDEHRLVVEAHLLDFAENTYGQSLRIEFLAWLRSQARYETVDDLCQQIAKDVEQTRQICRQNA, from the coding sequence ATGCGGGTGATACGCGGTCTTGATTTCGAGCCGATGAGCGGCGTCGTCTTGTGCATCGGCAACTTCGACGGCGTGCATCGCGGACATCAGGCCATCCTTCAAGCCGGTCGCCAGAAAGCGCGGGCCGCCGGGACTGAACTGGTGGCCATGACTTTCGATCCGCATCCGCTGGCCGTTCTGACGCCCGAAAGAATGCCCGCCGTTCTGACTCCCCTGCCGGAAAAACTGCGCCAGCTCGAGCGGGCCGGCGCGGACGTGATCGTCGTAGCCGACAGCAGCGCTGCGTTTCTCCAACTGAGCGCTGCCGACTTCATCGAAGACGTGATCGTCCGGCGTTTTCGACCCTCGGCCGTCGTGGAAGGTCGGTCTTTCGGCTTTGGTCGTCACCGTCAGGGAGACGTCGAGACACTTCAAGCCGCCGCCTCGCGGCACGGGTTTGAGGTCCAGATCGTCGAGCCCGTCCGGATAGCCCTGGGCGGCCATCCGGACGCCGTCATTTCGAGTTCGCTTGTTCGACAACTGCTGACCGCCGGCCCAGTCGATCAGGCTGCGATTTGTCTCGGACGGCCCTATGCCCTACTGGGGACGGTCATTCACGGCGTTGGCCGAGGAGCGGGCATGGGATTTCCGACGGCCAACATCGATCCAGGCGGTCAACTGGTACCGGCGGAGGGCGTCTATGCGGGCTTCGCCGAACTGGCCGGCCGCCGCCACCAAGCAGCTATCAGCATCGGGCGGACCCCGACCTTTGACGAACACCGACTGGTCGTCGAAGCCCATCTCCTGGATTTCGCGGAGAACACATACGGCCAGAGCCTGCGGATCGAGTTCCTCGCTTGGCTCCGGTCTCAGGCCCGGTACGAAACGGTGGATGACCTTTGCCAACAAATCGCCAAGGATGTCGAACAGACTCGGCAGATCTGTCG
- a CDS encoding MlaD family protein, whose amino-acid sequence MTDQRRNALVGLFVLGGLIAFGIVLVMFGESRFQFLTRGYTITARFDTVSGVREGTQVFLAGVQIGSVLNVELKNPENPTEGVVAKIDVRGKYEIPVGWKAFVESPLMGQPVINILPPTGRIPIVIPPQRLASLPKDGSGEILGEQVNPLEKILSPQFISTLEKTTAQIGTLAEALTPAANAVTELLEYRPISLIESPNKPAEITANLFTTVERLHKLLKHLDDVFGDPESQANARAVLANLRQASEDAKLAMTGFKDFSDRLQVAATQASDVLTNVNSTVTLTREHIDTLGKKLVTNIEQLSRLLDQLVATGQTLNEGDGAVPMLLRDPKLYEELMLTVRRLGEAAQELKVLVKQWQKSGLLGG is encoded by the coding sequence ATGACCGATCAACGACGCAACGCTCTTGTGGGATTGTTTGTGCTCGGAGGGCTGATCGCCTTCGGCATCGTGTTGGTCATGTTCGGCGAGTCGCGGTTCCAGTTTCTGACGCGAGGTTATACGATCACGGCCCGGTTCGACACCGTATCCGGCGTCCGGGAGGGGACACAGGTGTTTCTGGCGGGCGTCCAGATCGGCAGCGTCCTGAACGTCGAGCTGAAGAATCCGGAGAACCCGACGGAGGGCGTCGTTGCCAAAATCGACGTTCGAGGCAAGTACGAGATTCCGGTCGGATGGAAGGCGTTTGTCGAATCTCCTCTGATGGGCCAGCCGGTCATCAACATCCTCCCGCCCACCGGCCGGATTCCGATCGTCATTCCGCCGCAAAGGTTGGCGTCGCTACCCAAAGACGGAAGCGGCGAGATCCTGGGCGAGCAGGTCAATCCGCTTGAGAAGATCCTGAGCCCGCAGTTCATCAGCACGCTCGAAAAGACGACGGCCCAGATCGGAACGCTGGCCGAGGCCCTGACGCCGGCCGCCAACGCCGTCACCGAGTTGCTGGAATACCGGCCCATCAGCCTGATCGAGAGTCCTAACAAGCCGGCGGAGATCACGGCGAATCTCTTCACGACGGTCGAGAGACTGCACAAGTTGCTGAAGCATCTGGATGACGTCTTTGGCGACCCTGAAAGCCAGGCTAATGCAAGGGCCGTTTTGGCCAACCTCCGCCAGGCCAGCGAGGACGCCAAGCTCGCGATGACCGGGTTCAAGGACTTTTCCGACAGGCTGCAAGTCGCGGCGACGCAGGCCAGCGACGTGCTGACGAACGTCAACTCGACCGTAACGCTCACGCGCGAGCACATCGACACCCTCGGAAAGAAACTGGTCACCAACATCGAGCAGCTTTCGCGGCTATTGGATCAACTGGTGGCCACGGGGCAGACTCTCAACGAGGGCGATGGAGCGGTCCCCATGCTGCTGCGCGATCCGAAGTTGTATGAAGAGTTGATGTTGACCGTGCGACGCCTTGGCGAGGCGGCACAGGAACTCAAGGTGCTGGTCAAGCAATGGCAGAAGAGCGGCCTGCTGGGCGGCTGA
- a CDS encoding ABC transporter ATP-binding protein has protein sequence MKTRDEPIVEFRNVHKRFGRLTVLNGVDLALERGKTTVVIGESGTGKSVLLKHMLGLIHPDEGEVYVGGQRIDKLKEWQLGPVRKRFGFLFQMGALFDSMSAGENVAFPLREHTHLSEREINAVVAKKLALVGLDGIQPKRPAELSGGQRKRVALARAIALDPEIILYDEPTTGLDPIRADTINDLIIKLQQELGVTSVVVTHDMTSAFKVADRILMLSQGRFIADGTADDFRNSTDQRVRQFVTGDADLVIEPVPSGEASK, from the coding sequence ATGAAGACCCGAGATGAGCCGATCGTCGAGTTCCGCAACGTCCACAAGCGATTCGGGCGGTTGACCGTTCTCAACGGCGTGGACCTGGCCCTGGAACGCGGCAAAACCACGGTCGTCATCGGAGAGTCGGGCACGGGCAAGAGCGTGCTGCTGAAACACATGCTCGGGCTCATTCACCCTGATGAAGGTGAGGTCTACGTCGGGGGACAGCGGATCGACAAACTCAAGGAATGGCAGCTTGGCCCGGTCAGAAAGCGTTTTGGCTTTCTGTTCCAGATGGGCGCCCTGTTCGACTCGATGAGTGCGGGCGAAAACGTGGCCTTCCCGCTGCGGGAGCACACCCACCTGTCGGAAAGAGAAATCAACGCCGTTGTGGCGAAAAAGCTGGCTCTGGTCGGGCTGGACGGCATCCAGCCGAAGCGGCCGGCCGAGTTGTCCGGCGGCCAGCGAAAACGCGTTGCGCTGGCTCGCGCGATCGCCCTGGACCCCGAGATCATCCTCTACGACGAACCGACGACGGGGCTGGATCCGATCCGGGCCGACACGATCAACGACCTCATCATCAAACTGCAACAGGAACTCGGCGTCACGAGCGTGGTGGTGACCCATGACATGACCAGCGCTTTCAAGGTTGCCGACCGAATCCTGATGTTATCACAAGGCCGGTTCATCGCCGACGGCACGGCCGATGACTTCCGGAACTCGACGGACCAACGGGTTCGTCAGTTCGTCACCGGCGATGCGGACCTCGTCATTGAGCCCGTGCCTTCCGGGGAGGCTTCGAAATGA
- a CDS encoding ABC transporter permease: MSAQDSSATPGCPPETAWLASLGRAVICGLADFGDFWLFAGQTIRYSPLTLLRRRDIQRFLPQCYAIGTLSVPVILITGVFVGMVLAVQAIEQFMSVGLAERMGVIVSLSVVRELGPVLAGVMLAGRVGGALAAELGTMNVTEQLDALRSMGTDPIRVLVSPRFAACVLLTPVLTLYCDLMGVGGGWFICVPLFDIPNSVYWDYTAAALEKWDVASGLLKSVFFGACIGLISCYKGFNCKPGAEGVGKACTESFVLGFVVILILDFFLAFGLKGLYESLWGFKSVF; encoded by the coding sequence ATGTCCGCTCAGGACAGTTCCGCCACACCTGGATGCCCGCCTGAAACCGCTTGGCTGGCCTCGCTTGGACGAGCGGTCATTTGCGGCTTGGCGGATTTTGGTGATTTCTGGCTGTTTGCCGGCCAGACGATACGCTATTCGCCGCTGACATTGCTGCGGCGCCGCGACATCCAGAGATTCCTGCCGCAGTGTTACGCGATTGGGACACTCAGCGTCCCTGTGATCCTGATCACCGGCGTGTTCGTGGGCATGGTGCTGGCCGTGCAGGCCATCGAGCAGTTCATGTCCGTTGGCTTGGCCGAGCGGATGGGAGTGATTGTCAGCCTCTCGGTCGTTCGGGAGTTGGGTCCGGTGTTGGCGGGCGTGATGCTCGCCGGTCGTGTGGGCGGTGCTCTGGCCGCGGAACTGGGCACGATGAACGTCACGGAGCAACTGGATGCCCTTCGATCAATGGGCACCGACCCCATCCGCGTCCTGGTGTCTCCGCGGTTCGCGGCGTGCGTCCTGCTCACGCCGGTGCTGACCCTCTACTGCGACCTGATGGGCGTGGGCGGCGGATGGTTCATCTGCGTCCCACTCTTTGACATTCCCAACAGCGTCTACTGGGACTACACCGCCGCCGCTCTGGAGAAATGGGATGTCGCCTCGGGCTTGCTCAAGAGCGTGTTCTTCGGGGCTTGCATCGGCCTGATCTCCTGCTACAAGGGTTTCAACTGCAAGCCCGGCGCCGAGGGCGTCGGCAAGGCCTGCACCGAATCGTTTGTGCTCGGGTTCGTCGTGATTCTCATCCTCGATTTCTTCCTGGCCTTCGGTCTCAAGGGTCTGTACGAGTCGCTGTGGGGGTTCAAGTCGGTATTCTGA